In Zunongwangia profunda SM-A87, the following proteins share a genomic window:
- the modB gene encoding molybdate ABC transporter permease subunit — translation MIWESLWLTLKLASITTLLLFIIGTPLAYWLSATKSKTKPIWETLVSMPLILPPTVLGFYLLIAFGQSSFLGKFLEDVLGLQLVFSFSGLVLASFIYSLPFMVHPIQSGFSSLPVYLKEAAYSLGKSKITTFFKILIPNIKPALLTGIVLSFAHTIGEFGVVLMIGGNLPGETRVASIAIYDEVEALNYSNANTLSLILFVLSFCILLCVYLINNKSLNRVVK, via the coding sequence ATGATCTGGGAATCCCTTTGGCTCACCTTAAAATTAGCTTCCATTACAACGCTTTTACTTTTCATTATTGGGACGCCTTTAGCTTATTGGCTCTCAGCTACCAAAAGTAAAACCAAACCCATTTGGGAAACTTTAGTGAGTATGCCGCTTATTTTACCGCCCACTGTTTTAGGTTTTTACCTTTTAATCGCTTTTGGTCAATCAAGTTTTCTGGGAAAGTTTTTAGAAGATGTTCTTGGATTGCAATTGGTGTTTTCGTTTAGTGGACTCGTATTGGCCTCTTTCATTTATAGTTTACCTTTTATGGTGCATCCCATCCAAAGTGGTTTTAGCTCTTTACCGGTTTATTTAAAAGAAGCAGCGTATTCTCTGGGAAAATCAAAAATCACTACTTTTTTTAAGATCTTGATTCCAAATATCAAACCCGCTTTATTGACGGGAATCGTGCTTTCTTTTGCACATACTATTGGTGAATTTGGTGTGGTGTTAATGATTGGCGGGAATTTACCCGGCGAAACCCGTGTCGCATCGATCGCAATTTATGATGAAGTCGAAGCACTAAATTATAGTAACGCCAATACGCTTTCACTCATTCTCTTTGTATTAAGCTTTTGCATTTTGCTTTGTGTTTACCTGATCAATAATAAATCCCTAAATCGAGTTGTAAAATGA
- a CDS encoding xanthine dehydrogenase family protein molybdopterin-binding subunit: MKTIKASGVGNPIDRIEGHLKVTGKAKYASEFPVESMVYAQGVNSTIAKGKIKDIDASEAENLDGVIKVITFKNAEKLKNYSEEMTSFSLETVVPALQDQKVHYYGEYVACVVAETFEQAQYASRLVKVTYEEETPDIHLEENREKAYKPSDSADFNRGDVDAGMREAEVRVEQMYTTPIEHHHPMELHAAIVNWDNGKLKMYANQQILDTATTAIADTFGIAKEDVQVITPYIGGGFGSKLNVFKHITLATMASKMIGRPVQITVTRQQMVTNTGLRQFNEQKMRLGAKKDGTLTALAHHTTSHTAKNLQYFEACGNVSKMLYKTPNNSVTHRLIPLNIQVPSSMRAPGEATGSFALESAIDELAWKLKMDPVEFRIKNDTQTDMGAGKPFSSRLLTECLRIGAKKFGWEKRKMEPRTNTNGNWLIGYGVSAASRQAPYQKTSARVILNVENDELTATLQMDATDIGTGTYTIVAQTVSEYLDLPVENIKVEIGDSKFPVTPGSGGSWGAASYANGARAACQNAIAELKKKKNIAESEKVRIADLMKQNNLSTFEAKGTAKPSEEFKKYSVFSFGANFTEVWVDKDTGMYRIKRMVNVGSAGKILNPKTAYGQIIGGLTMGAGMVLAERTQVEPNYGNFITRTLADYHVPVNLDLANIDVIFLPEEDKIANEMGIKGIGELGITSVAASIANAIFNASGKRMRDLPITPEKLIEAGLEPGVA; this comes from the coding sequence ATGAAAACAATAAAAGCATCAGGAGTAGGAAATCCTATAGATAGAATAGAAGGACACCTGAAGGTTACGGGAAAAGCAAAATATGCATCAGAATTTCCTGTAGAAAGTATGGTTTATGCACAGGGCGTAAATAGCACTATTGCAAAAGGGAAAATAAAAGATATAGACGCTTCAGAGGCAGAAAACCTAGACGGAGTTATAAAGGTAATTACCTTTAAAAACGCAGAAAAATTAAAGAATTATAGCGAAGAAATGACTTCTTTTTCGCTAGAAACCGTTGTTCCGGCTCTACAGGATCAAAAAGTGCATTATTATGGCGAGTATGTAGCCTGTGTAGTGGCTGAAACTTTCGAGCAGGCACAATATGCCAGCCGTTTAGTTAAAGTAACTTATGAAGAGGAAACGCCAGATATACACTTAGAAGAAAATAGAGAGAAAGCTTATAAACCGAGCGATAGCGCAGATTTTAATCGGGGTGATGTCGATGCAGGAATGCGAGAAGCTGAGGTTCGAGTAGAGCAAATGTATACTACGCCGATAGAGCATCATCATCCAATGGAACTGCATGCTGCAATTGTAAATTGGGATAATGGAAAGTTGAAGATGTATGCCAACCAACAAATTTTAGATACGGCAACCACTGCGATTGCAGATACTTTTGGTATTGCCAAAGAAGATGTACAGGTCATTACTCCTTACATTGGTGGTGGTTTTGGTTCTAAACTTAATGTTTTTAAGCATATCACTTTAGCGACTATGGCTTCTAAAATGATAGGGAGACCTGTACAAATTACGGTAACTCGCCAACAAATGGTTACAAATACAGGATTACGCCAATTCAACGAGCAAAAAATGAGACTTGGTGCTAAAAAAGATGGTACACTAACCGCTTTAGCACATCATACGACCTCGCATACTGCCAAGAATTTACAGTATTTCGAAGCCTGTGGAAATGTTTCAAAAATGCTTTATAAAACACCTAATAATTCGGTTACGCATCGATTAATTCCACTTAACATTCAGGTTCCAAGTTCCATGCGAGCCCCGGGAGAAGCTACCGGTAGTTTTGCTTTAGAATCGGCTATAGACGAGCTGGCCTGGAAACTAAAAATGGATCCTGTAGAGTTCAGAATAAAAAATGATACGCAAACCGATATGGGAGCGGGCAAACCTTTTTCTTCCCGTCTATTAACTGAATGTCTAAGAATAGGCGCCAAAAAATTTGGATGGGAAAAGCGGAAGATGGAACCAAGAACCAATACCAACGGAAATTGGCTTATCGGTTATGGAGTGAGTGCTGCTTCCCGCCAGGCACCTTATCAAAAAACATCAGCTCGTGTAATACTTAATGTCGAAAATGACGAATTGACTGCAACTTTACAAATGGATGCGACTGACATTGGTACGGGAACATATACTATAGTTGCACAAACAGTTTCAGAATATTTAGACTTGCCTGTTGAAAATATTAAAGTTGAAATTGGCGATTCTAAATTTCCAGTAACCCCGGGGTCTGGTGGATCATGGGGAGCTGCCTCTTATGCTAATGGCGCCAGAGCAGCTTGCCAAAATGCGATAGCTGAATTGAAAAAGAAAAAAAATATTGCAGAATCTGAAAAAGTTAGGATTGCCGACTTAATGAAACAAAACAATTTATCAACTTTCGAAGCAAAAGGTACTGCAAAACCTTCAGAAGAATTTAAAAAATATTCAGTCTTCTCCTTTGGTGCTAATTTTACTGAAGTTTGGGTAGATAAAGACACGGGGATGTACCGCATTAAAAGAATGGTAAACGTAGGTTCTGCGGGTAAAATTTTGAATCCTAAAACCGCCTACGGACAAATTATTGGCGGACTAACGATGGGTGCAGGAATGGTACTGGCCGAACGTACGCAAGTAGAACCGAATTATGGAAACTTTATAACCAGAACTTTGGCAGATTACCATGTTCCCGTAAATCTCGACCTGGCTAATATAGATGTTATTTTCTTGCCAGAGGAGGATAAAATTGCCAACGAAATGGGCATCAAAGGAATTGGGGAGTTGGGTATTACCAGTGTGGCAGCATCGATTGCCAATGCAATTTTTAATGCATCCGGTAAGCGGATGAGAGATCTGCCAATTACTCCGGAAAAACTAATTGAAGCAGGTTTAGAACCCGGAGTGGCTTAG
- a CDS encoding ATP-binding cassette domain-containing protein, protein MIECKLKKELSAAEGKMILDVDFRLNDEDFVVLYGKSGAGKTSILRMLSGLLDPQDGYIKQDSNFWFDAARNINLSTQKREIGIVFQDYALFPNMNVEENIYFALRQKKDRTTAEDLIELMELENLRKQEIQQLSGGQQQRVALARALVRKPKLLLLDEPLSALDHSMRTKLQEYVLKLHKTYKLTTILISHDPAEIIKMADKVLVLENGKITKTRTPISIFSESKLSGKFQFTGEVLAKIDEEVVSILHVLIGNNVIKSVSAKDEIAHIKKGDKVLVASKAFNPIVTKIK, encoded by the coding sequence ATGATCGAGTGTAAACTAAAAAAAGAGCTGTCTGCTGCGGAAGGAAAAATGATACTTGATGTCGATTTTAGACTGAATGACGAGGATTTTGTTGTACTATATGGAAAATCCGGAGCTGGAAAAACCTCCATTTTAAGAATGCTATCCGGTTTACTTGATCCGCAAGATGGCTATATAAAACAAGACTCAAATTTTTGGTTTGATGCTGCCAGAAACATTAATCTATCCACGCAAAAACGGGAAATCGGAATCGTATTTCAGGACTATGCCTTATTCCCTAATATGAATGTGGAGGAGAATATTTACTTCGCCCTTCGGCAGAAAAAAGATAGAACAACTGCGGAAGACCTGATCGAGCTGATGGAATTAGAAAATCTGCGGAAACAAGAGATTCAACAACTATCGGGCGGGCAACAACAACGTGTTGCTTTGGCCAGGGCTTTAGTTCGAAAACCAAAACTTTTGTTGCTGGATGAACCTTTAAGTGCACTCGATCATAGTATGAGAACTAAACTTCAGGAGTATGTTTTGAAGCTTCATAAAACCTATAAGCTAACCACTATTCTGATAAGCCACGATCCTGCTGAAATTATTAAAATGGCCGATAAAGTTTTGGTTCTTGAAAATGGGAAAATCACCAAAACCAGAACGCCAATTTCAATTTTTAGCGAAAGTAAGCTAAGCGGAAAATTTCAGTTTACCGGGGAAGTTTTAGCAAAAATCGATGAGGAAGTCGTTTCAATTTTGCATGTTTTGATTGGTAATAATGTGATTAAATCAGTTTCTGCAAAAGATGAAATTGCACATATTAAAAAGGGCGATAAAGTACTTGTGGCTTCAAAAGCTTTTAATCCAATAGTGACCAAGATTAAATAA
- a CDS encoding FAD binding domain-containing protein has protein sequence MRPFNYTNAKNKEQALQSYTSTSHYLGGGTNLVDLMKEDVERPDQLIEVANLDYKNIIKKESGGFTLGGMLSNSETANHPDIRKNYPLLSMAMLSAATAQIRNMATNAGNLLQRTRCPYFFETSMPCNKREPGSGCGAKDGVNSLHAIFGYSDKCIATHPSDMCVALAAMDAKVEVQKVYGSSRMIDFSNFHRLPGDQPEKDNTLEPGELITAIHLDKPKFSDHYYYLKIRERSSYAFALVSVAAGLQIKSGVITKAGLAMGGVAHKPWKFTEVEKFLEGKKPNKVNFETAAEMAMQDAKPFEGNKYKVEMGKRAIVRALTHAYERKA, from the coding sequence ATGAGACCATTCAATTACACGAATGCAAAAAATAAAGAACAGGCACTTCAATCTTATACCAGTACTTCGCATTATTTAGGGGGAGGAACGAATTTGGTTGATTTGATGAAAGAAGATGTAGAACGTCCCGATCAATTAATTGAGGTCGCTAATCTGGACTATAAAAATATAATTAAAAAAGAAAGTGGCGGGTTTACACTAGGAGGAATGTTAAGTAATTCTGAGACTGCCAATCATCCCGATATTCGAAAAAATTACCCATTACTTTCTATGGCAATGCTTTCTGCAGCTACCGCCCAAATTAGAAATATGGCCACAAACGCCGGAAATTTATTGCAACGAACGCGCTGTCCTTATTTCTTTGAAACTTCAATGCCTTGCAATAAACGTGAACCGGGTTCAGGTTGTGGCGCTAAAGATGGAGTGAACTCCCTTCATGCTATTTTTGGTTATAGCGATAAGTGTATCGCAACACATCCTTCAGATATGTGCGTGGCGTTGGCAGCGATGGATGCAAAAGTAGAGGTGCAAAAGGTTTATGGTTCTTCAAGAATGATAGATTTTTCCAATTTCCACAGATTACCGGGAGATCAGCCTGAAAAAGATAACACTTTAGAACCTGGGGAGTTGATCACTGCCATTCATTTAGACAAACCTAAATTTTCAGATCATTATTATTATTTAAAAATACGTGAGCGCTCTAGTTATGCATTTGCTTTAGTTTCTGTAGCTGCCGGTTTGCAGATTAAAAGTGGTGTAATTACCAAAGCTGGTCTCGCCATGGGCGGCGTAGCACACAAACCCTGGAAGTTTACCGAAGTTGAAAAATTTTTAGAAGGTAAAAAACCGAATAAAGTAAACTTTGAGACAGCAGCAGAAATGGCAATGCAAGATGCTAAACCTTTTGAAGGTAATAAGTATAAAGTTGAAATGGGTAAAAGGGCAATCGTAAGAGCGCTTACCCATGCCTATGAAAGAAAAGCTTAA
- a CDS encoding 2Fe-2S iron-sulfur cluster-binding protein — protein sequence MDEIEKWIKNRDENQLTKDEEKIFDEIGLNGTSRRKFLKQMSAASLSICASSYLTSDLLASPARALPDNPKVLLNEVKVNLKVNDMVKQLALDSRTSLLDALRERLELTGTKKGCDHGQCGACTVMVDGKRKLSCLTLAATCEGKEVTTIEGLAENGNLHPMQQAFLKHDGFQCGYCTPGQICSSVALLEEAKRGEASYVTEDFKEVKTDLKLSEEEIRERMSGNICRCGAYNNIVQAFKEVHSGDDEMPTWEFATSEQMEKAKNS from the coding sequence ATGGATGAAATTGAAAAATGGATTAAAAACCGTGATGAAAATCAATTAACTAAAGATGAAGAGAAAATCTTTGACGAAATTGGTTTAAACGGAACCTCCCGTAGAAAATTTTTAAAACAAATGTCTGCGGCAAGCCTGAGTATTTGCGCTTCTTCTTATTTAACTTCAGATCTATTAGCGAGTCCTGCCAGAGCTTTACCAGATAACCCCAAGGTACTTTTAAATGAAGTAAAGGTAAATCTTAAGGTCAACGATATGGTAAAGCAATTGGCTTTAGATTCGAGGACTTCACTTTTGGACGCGCTTAGAGAACGTCTGGAACTTACCGGAACTAAAAAAGGATGCGATCACGGCCAATGTGGTGCCTGTACCGTAATGGTAGATGGTAAGCGTAAACTTTCCTGTTTAACTTTAGCCGCCACTTGTGAAGGTAAAGAAGTGACTACGATTGAAGGTTTAGCAGAAAACGGGAATCTTCATCCAATGCAGCAAGCTTTCTTAAAACATGATGGTTTCCAATGTGGATATTGTACACCGGGGCAAATTTGTTCTTCAGTAGCATTACTAGAAGAAGCGAAACGCGGAGAAGCGAGTTATGTGACCGAAGATTTTAAAGAGGTAAAAACCGATTTGAAACTTTCCGAAGAAGAAATTAGAGAGCGAATGTCTGGTAATATTTGTAGGTGTGGAGCTTATAATAACATAGTTCAGGCTTTTAAAGAAGTGCATTCTGGAGACGACGAGATGCCTACCTGGGAGTTCGCTACTTCCGAGCAAATGGAGAAAGCCAAAAACTCCTGA
- a CDS encoding molybdopterin molybdotransferase MoeA: MISHHEALEKVLATATHFGSEKIPLLESLNRILAEDIFADRDFPPFDRVTKDGIAVNSQALENNKTSFKIEAVYAAGSPQGILNSLENCVEIMTGAMLPKNCDSVIMYEDIEIKNGIATLQTEVKPRINIHRKGSDRQSGEKVLSKNQRISAKEIGVLATVGTSKVLVKKLPKIAIISTGDELVNVEETPLPHQIRTSNTLSLFAALEKEKITPTLLHIRDEKDIMLQQVENAIKNHDVLLLSGGVSKGKFDYLPEIFEELKVEKIFHRVLQRPGKPLWFGKQQEKNVTVFSFPGNPNSTFVNYHIYFIKWLTKSLELEDRNSEVILNTAVDANSNITRYLLVKTNAENGEIKAELLNENGSGDLISLANADGVILLPPEKVFEVGDLVEFVSF; the protein is encoded by the coding sequence ATGATCTCACACCACGAAGCTTTAGAAAAAGTACTGGCTACGGCAACCCATTTTGGTTCAGAAAAAATTCCACTGTTAGAGAGCCTAAACCGGATTCTGGCAGAAGATATTTTTGCCGATCGCGATTTTCCGCCTTTTGATCGGGTAACAAAAGACGGAATCGCAGTTAACTCACAAGCGCTGGAAAATAATAAAACTTCTTTTAAGATTGAAGCGGTTTATGCCGCCGGGAGTCCGCAGGGAATCTTAAATAGTCTGGAAAATTGCGTGGAGATTATGACAGGTGCTATGTTGCCTAAAAATTGTGATTCGGTGATTATGTATGAAGATATTGAAATTAAAAACGGAATCGCGACACTACAAACTGAAGTGAAACCTAGGATAAATATTCATCGTAAAGGCAGTGACCGCCAAAGCGGAGAAAAAGTGCTATCCAAAAATCAACGAATTTCAGCTAAAGAAATCGGTGTTTTAGCTACCGTAGGAACATCGAAAGTTTTAGTCAAAAAATTACCAAAAATCGCTATTATTTCAACCGGAGATGAATTAGTAAACGTTGAAGAAACTCCGCTTCCGCATCAAATCAGAACTTCGAATACATTAAGTTTATTTGCTGCTTTAGAAAAAGAAAAAATTACTCCCACTTTACTTCATATTCGTGATGAAAAAGACATAATGCTCCAGCAGGTAGAGAACGCCATAAAAAATCATGATGTTTTATTGCTTAGCGGAGGTGTTTCAAAAGGAAAATTTGATTATCTACCAGAGATTTTTGAAGAATTGAAGGTAGAAAAAATTTTTCATCGCGTTTTGCAGCGCCCCGGTAAACCTCTGTGGTTTGGAAAACAACAAGAGAAAAATGTTACCGTTTTTTCATTTCCAGGAAACCCGAATTCCACCTTTGTGAATTATCATATTTATTTTATCAAATGGCTTACAAAATCTTTAGAATTAGAAGATCGAAATTCAGAAGTTATTTTGAATACAGCTGTTGATGCTAATTCAAACATTACAAGATATTTATTAGTGAAAACCAATGCTGAAAATGGTGAAATTAAAGCTGAATTATTAAACGAAAATGGATCGGGAGATTTAATTAGTTTAGCGAATGCCGACGGAGTAATCCTACTGCCACCGGAAAAAGTTTTTGAGGTTGGAGATCTGGTAGAATTTGTTTCTTTTTAG
- a CDS encoding Gfo/Idh/MocA family protein, whose amino-acid sequence MKKNMMKNDMMKRRSFVKRSSLGALGAMAAMSVPSLNALSFSKNDSINIGVIGTGDRGGGLIPVIDEIPNLNLIACCDILPFRLERGVSRASGKIKGYSDYRKMLDNKDIDAVLVATPFSTHSAIEIDALDAGKHIYGEKTTAKGYEGIKKLNNKKKESKTIFQTGHQYHSSRLYTHVVDLIKKGMVGNITAFECQWNRHGNWRRPVPDPDLERLINWRMYREYSGGLVAELCSHQIDFVNWVMDAVPEQVMGAGGIDYWKDGRETYDNIHLIYSYPKGVKAKFTCLTSNALNDYQIKVLGDKGTIILDYENAWFYPEGDYEDRELGEVDGVSGATMQWEKGKGMPIKIEHTHSSKQALMDFSDSVLNNTQPKSDFVTGAKAAIAVQMGLDAMYNNEIVKWKKDFKDLYS is encoded by the coding sequence ATGAAAAAGAATATGATGAAAAACGATATGATGAAGCGAAGAAGTTTTGTAAAGCGAAGCAGTTTGGGAGCCTTGGGAGCAATGGCGGCCATGTCGGTACCTTCTTTAAATGCGCTGTCCTTTTCGAAAAATGATAGTATTAATATTGGGGTGATCGGAACAGGCGACCGTGGCGGCGGATTGATCCCTGTAATAGATGAGATCCCCAATTTAAACTTAATCGCTTGCTGTGATATCTTACCCTTTCGATTAGAGCGAGGGGTTTCAAGAGCTTCAGGTAAAATAAAGGGATATTCCGATTACCGGAAAATGCTTGATAATAAAGATATCGATGCTGTTCTCGTTGCTACACCGTTTAGTACCCATTCTGCCATAGAAATTGATGCCCTGGATGCCGGTAAGCATATTTATGGCGAAAAAACCACAGCGAAAGGTTATGAAGGAATAAAAAAGCTCAATAATAAGAAAAAAGAGAGTAAAACGATATTCCAAACAGGACATCAATATCATAGTTCGCGTTTATATACCCATGTGGTCGATTTGATCAAAAAAGGCATGGTGGGGAATATCACCGCCTTTGAATGCCAATGGAATCGTCATGGGAATTGGCGCCGCCCGGTACCCGATCCAGATTTGGAACGATTGATTAACTGGCGGATGTACCGGGAATATTCAGGTGGTTTGGTAGCCGAACTATGTTCTCATCAAATCGATTTTGTAAACTGGGTAATGGATGCTGTTCCAGAACAAGTGATGGGTGCCGGTGGAATCGATTACTGGAAAGATGGTCGCGAAACTTATGATAATATTCATTTAATCTATAGCTATCCAAAAGGGGTTAAAGCCAAATTCACCTGTTTAACGTCTAATGCCCTGAACGATTATCAAATCAAAGTTTTAGGGGACAAGGGGACGATCATTCTTGATTATGAAAATGCCTGGTTTTATCCCGAAGGAGATTATGAGGATCGGGAACTTGGAGAGGTCGATGGCGTCTCGGGCGCAACAATGCAATGGGAGAAAGGTAAAGGAATGCCGATAAAGATCGAGCATACTCATTCTTCCAAACAGGCTTTAATGGATTTTTCGGATAGTGTCTTGAACAATACCCAGCCAAAATCAGATTTTGTAACAGGAGCCAAGGCAGCCATCGCCGTACAAATGGGACTTGATGCCATGTATAATAACGAAATTGTGAAGTGGAAGAAAGATTTTAAAGATTTGTATTCATAG
- a CDS encoding Gfo/Idh/MocA family protein, producing MATRKEFITKSLLGSVAVAASGVAPSSAMAMPASSYRKIIGANDKLHIGIAGLGRRLGAYLDPIALKESNVELVYLCDVMQHQREKAVKRFSERLGYSPKGENDIRKVIDDKKIDILVNATPDHWHTPGAIMALKAGKHVYVEKPCSHTMDENEKLVAAASKYDKVVQMGNQQRSSAHTVEVINAIHNGAIGTPFKAIAFYTNARGEVPNQKPAAVPKGLDWELWQGPAPRRAYTDNTWDYNWHWYGWNYGTAEAGNNGTHELDVARWALGVDFPREANVEAYKRHFKEDGWEMYDTMKATFNFADDKIIEWDGRSRSGYDLYNGGRGTIIYGSEGTVFVDRNKYEVYDRSGKMIKSTESGSQEAGTALGGGGDTTTAHMLNFFNTIRGKTTLNAPIDDASISMAMVHYANIAYRINKGFAVDEKSGRIYDREAMNLWSRSYEPGWELDV from the coding sequence ATGGCGACAAGAAAAGAATTTATTACCAAATCCTTATTAGGCAGTGTTGCTGTTGCCGCATCCGGTGTGGCACCGAGCTCTGCTATGGCCATGCCTGCGAGTAGTTACCGTAAAATTATCGGAGCTAATGATAAACTGCATATAGGAATTGCCGGATTGGGTAGGCGTTTAGGCGCTTATCTTGATCCTATCGCCTTAAAAGAATCAAATGTAGAGCTGGTGTACTTATGTGATGTAATGCAGCATCAAAGGGAAAAAGCGGTTAAACGTTTTTCAGAGCGTTTGGGATATTCACCTAAAGGGGAGAACGATATTCGTAAGGTGATCGACGATAAAAAAATAGATATTCTGGTGAATGCTACTCCCGATCACTGGCACACTCCGGGCGCTATCATGGCCTTAAAGGCCGGGAAACATGTATATGTAGAGAAGCCCTGTAGTCATACCATGGACGAGAATGAGAAACTGGTAGCAGCAGCATCGAAGTATGATAAGGTGGTGCAAATGGGGAATCAGCAGCGTTCTTCGGCTCATACCGTGGAAGTGATCAACGCCATACATAATGGGGCGATCGGCACGCCTTTTAAAGCGATCGCCTTTTATACTAACGCTAGGGGAGAGGTGCCTAATCAAAAACCAGCGGCCGTTCCCAAAGGCCTGGATTGGGAATTGTGGCAGGGGCCGGCTCCAAGAAGAGCCTATACCGATAATACCTGGGATTACAACTGGCATTGGTATGGCTGGAATTATGGTACAGCAGAAGCCGGGAATAATGGTACTCACGAGCTTGATGTAGCCCGTTGGGCACTGGGCGTGGATTTTCCTCGTGAAGCAAATGTAGAAGCTTATAAGCGTCATTTTAAAGAAGATGGCTGGGAAATGTATGATACCATGAAGGCTACTTTTAATTTTGCGGATGATAAGATCATAGAGTGGGATGGGAGAAGTCGAAGTGGTTACGATCTTTATAATGGCGGTCGTGGAACTATTATCTACGGAAGTGAAGGTACCGTCTTTGTAGACCGTAATAAATATGAGGTGTACGACCGCTCCGGAAAAATGATAAAGTCTACAGAATCCGGCTCGCAGGAAGCAGGTACTGCTCTGGGCGGTGGCGGTGATACGACCACAGCGCACATGCTTAATTTCTTTAATACCATTCGTGGAAAGACCACATTAAATGCCCCTATTGATGATGCCAGTATAAGCATGGCTATGGTGCATTATGCCAATATTGCATATCGCATTAATAAAGGCTTTGCCGTAGATGAGAAATCAGGAAGGATATATGATCGTGAAGCCATGAACCTTTGGAGCAGGAGTTATGAACCAGGTTGGGAACTGGACGTATAA
- a CDS encoding TOBE domain-containing protein, whose translation MNKLPGKIKHIKNSEYLSEVTIALENNAMFNVFLVETPQTASYLQPEQKINLLFKETEVIISKNLTPDISIQNQLKAEIIEIKPGKILSEIILKSHVGEIKSLLGSTLLQQMNFAESQEVLILVKANEIMLSE comes from the coding sequence TTGAATAAACTCCCTGGAAAAATAAAGCATATCAAAAATTCAGAATACCTCTCTGAAGTGACTATTGCATTAGAAAATAATGCTATGTTCAATGTTTTTCTGGTGGAAACCCCACAAACGGCTTCATATCTCCAACCCGAGCAAAAAATCAATCTGCTCTTTAAAGAAACTGAGGTGATTATTTCAAAAAATTTGACACCAGACATTTCTATTCAGAATCAATTAAAAGCTGAAATTATCGAGATCAAACCGGGAAAGATTTTGAGTGAAATTATATTAAAATCACATGTAGGAGAAATTAAAAGTTTACTTGGTTCGACGCTTTTGCAACAAATGAATTTCGCGGAATCCCAGGAGGTTCTTATTTTAGTAAAAGCGAACGAAATTATGCTTTCTGAATGA
- the modA gene encoding molybdate ABC transporter substrate-binding protein — protein sequence MPKFFKFLSLFLLCISFSLFSCKSDKKPDSIKIATAANMQFAMNELIETFRQETGIKCEAVVSSSGKLTAQIKAGAPFDVFVSADLKYPNILFKEGFGKESPKIYAYGTLVIWTTSENIEPSLEILSEEKIKHIAIANPKTAPYGLAAEEFLKKTGKFDNLESKFVFGESISAVNRYIHSGSAEIGFTAKSVVLSPQMKNVGKWIEIDPSQYSNIEQAALLLKSERPKTIKNARKFYEFLFSAKAKKILGKYGYRS from the coding sequence ATGCCGAAATTCTTTAAATTCCTGTCTCTTTTTTTATTGTGCATCTCCTTTAGTCTTTTCTCTTGTAAATCTGATAAAAAACCAGATTCGATAAAAATTGCGACCGCTGCCAATATGCAGTTTGCAATGAACGAGTTAATTGAAACTTTTAGACAGGAAACGGGCATAAAATGTGAAGCTGTGGTGAGTTCATCAGGAAAACTAACGGCCCAAATTAAAGCGGGAGCACCTTTCGATGTTTTTGTTTCTGCAGATTTAAAATATCCTAATATCCTCTTTAAAGAAGGCTTTGGCAAAGAAAGTCCCAAGATTTATGCTTATGGCACTTTGGTGATTTGGACTACTTCAGAAAACATAGAACCTTCCCTAGAGATTCTTTCTGAAGAAAAAATAAAACATATCGCCATTGCGAATCCTAAAACCGCGCCTTATGGTCTTGCTGCGGAAGAATTCCTAAAAAAAACGGGGAAATTTGATAATTTAGAGTCTAAATTCGTTTTTGGAGAAAGCATTTCTGCAGTTAATCGCTATATTCATTCCGGTTCCGCAGAGATTGGATTTACAGCAAAATCGGTCGTACTTTCTCCTCAAATGAAGAACGTGGGAAAATGGATCGAAATTGATCCCTCTCAATATTCAAATATTGAACAAGCAGCTTTATTATTGAAATCTGAACGGCCAAAAACTATAAAAAATGCTCGTAAATTTTACGAATTTCTGTTTTCAGCAAAAGCGAAAAAGATATTAGGGAAGTATGGGTATAGGAGTTAG